The Enterococcus rotai genome includes a window with the following:
- a CDS encoding universal stress protein, giving the protein MINNYSNILVAVDGSKNAELALQHGVAIAKEKNATLYLLSVVDENAISHSSYAYSKVLAEEKEAIEKELLKNIYYATEQGLDDIIPLVEIGNPKEMISTIVPTNQAIDLIIVGATGKGMIQSNQLGTTTSYVVQYAPCNVLVVK; this is encoded by the coding sequence ATGATCAATAACTACTCAAATATCCTTGTTGCTGTCGATGGTTCAAAAAATGCTGAGTTGGCTTTACAACATGGCGTTGCGATTGCAAAAGAAAAAAATGCTACTTTGTACTTGTTGTCTGTCGTTGATGAAAATGCAATCAGTCATAGTTCTTATGCCTATTCAAAAGTGCTTGCTGAGGAAAAGGAAGCTATCGAAAAAGAGTTATTAAAAAATATTTATTATGCTACTGAGCAAGGATTGGATGACATTATACCGCTTGTTGAAATTGGCAATCCAAAAGAAATGATTTCTACAATTGTTCCAACAAATCAAGCAATCGATTTGATTATCGTGGGTGCAACGGGTAAAGGGATGATCCAATCAAACCAATTAGGTACCACAACAAGTTATGTCGTACAATATGCTCCTTGTAACGTGCTTGTCGTAAAATAA
- a CDS encoding murein hydrolase activator EnvC family protein: protein MKKKLLITLSFVLLVNAAPLSALADDIDQKIETQTKKIEDIVKNENDAKDYLATLETEIATIETEYQTVLSEKQKHEKEMNKLNTDIANLEEKIEKRNEQLQAQARVTQTNHEQESMLAVLLSADSISDAISKALAVNTLVTANNDILTAQKEDKKELDTLKVNLTATLKALEKKTEELEEKEAALAEAKLEQNVKINEIAASLATEKAEKDKFVKQKEEAAKRKEAQLKAIAEEKKKEAEAKAAAEKQAKELAKTKQTQAATAPTKTTEKEQATTVPDTNTGTSNNDAPANAPTPTPPASSGGWSAPVASMTITSGFGGREDPTGISGSFHDGIDFGGASGTPIMAARSGEVVSANYSGMAGNHVVIKHDNGYYSYYLHMSSLSVAAGQSVSAGQMLGGMGTTGNSTGVHLHFSISTGLWSGFVNPAPFIGL from the coding sequence TTGAAGAAAAAACTACTCATTACACTTTCATTTGTTTTATTAGTAAATGCTGCGCCGTTGAGCGCATTAGCCGATGATATCGATCAAAAAATAGAAACTCAAACAAAAAAAATTGAAGATATCGTCAAAAATGAAAATGATGCGAAAGATTATTTAGCAACTCTAGAAACAGAAATCGCGACAATTGAAACGGAGTATCAAACAGTCCTTTCTGAGAAACAGAAACATGAAAAAGAAATGAACAAGCTAAATACTGACATTGCTAATTTAGAAGAAAAAATTGAAAAAAGAAATGAGCAATTACAAGCGCAAGCACGAGTTACACAAACGAATCATGAACAAGAATCCATGCTAGCCGTTTTGTTAAGTGCCGATTCAATTTCTGACGCTATTTCAAAAGCTTTGGCAGTAAATACATTGGTTACTGCAAATAATGATATTTTAACCGCTCAAAAAGAGGATAAAAAAGAACTGGATACGTTAAAAGTCAACTTAACCGCAACTCTAAAAGCACTTGAGAAGAAAACTGAGGAACTTGAAGAAAAAGAAGCTGCTTTGGCAGAAGCTAAACTTGAGCAAAATGTAAAAATCAACGAAATCGCTGCAAGTCTTGCAACTGAAAAAGCTGAAAAAGATAAATTTGTAAAACAAAAAGAAGAAGCAGCTAAAAGAAAAGAAGCACAATTAAAAGCCATTGCTGAAGAAAAGAAAAAGGAAGCTGAAGCTAAAGCTGCTGCTGAAAAACAAGCGAAAGAACTGGCTAAAACCAAACAAACACAAGCGGCAACGGCTCCAACAAAAACAACAGAAAAAGAACAAGCGACAACTGTTCCTGATACAAATACAGGTACTAGTAATAACGACGCTCCTGCAAATGCCCCAACACCTACTCCACCAGCATCATCTGGAGGTTGGTCTGCTCCTGTGGCAAGTATGACGATCACTAGTGGTTTTGGTGGCCGTGAAGACCCAACAGGTATCTCAGGATCTTTCCATGACGGTATTGACTTTGGTGGAGCCAGTGGCACACCAATTATGGCTGCCCGTTCTGGTGAAGTTGTCAGCGCAAATTATAGTGGTATGGCTGGAAATCACGTTGTGATCAAGCATGATAATGGTTATTATTCCTATTATTTACACATGAGCAGCTTAAGCGTTGCAGCTGGACAAAGCGTTAGTGCCGGACAAATGTTAGGCGGTATGGGGACTACAGGTAATTCAACTGGCGTTCATTTACATTTTAGTATTTCAACAGGTCTGTGGAGCGGTTTTGTTAACCCCGCACCATTCATCGGATTATAG